From the Manihot esculenta cultivar AM560-2 chromosome 14, M.esculenta_v8, whole genome shotgun sequence genome, the window tgaaaaatattttgtaaaaaattatttaaaaaaaatatatttctactTGGTAAAAATAATATGACGGAAAAGAAACTGTATTATTATTGGTCAGTCTGTAATAAAGAGAATGCGAGGTAATTAGTAATATAACAACTAGCTATTTCgatattcaaattaataaattaaaaaaaataacgagcgtaataaattacttaaaattcaaaaataatcGTGTAAAAATGCATCGACTTTTATACTATATAAGGGTGGAGTTGATTATTAAATCTACTGAAAATTCGATTGGTATCAATTAGTAAATAAGAGATCTCGCGATTATAAGTGTAATGAGAATTTATTAAATTGTATCCGTTAATGATAACTTTTTGTAAAATCTCATTATGCTAAGAAGATTGCGAGTTTTGACGAATAATCGATACAACAGTATTCAGATCTTCTTTTTACGAGTGAAACTGTATATCAATTTATCATACTTTTGACACGTAGCCTTTATGACTCATAAACGGTTGTTACATTGCATCAAAAAACCATTGTTATGTTGCATCAAAAAATcatcaatattaataaaatatagaaattttagaaaataaatttttattttgacagTAGGAAATTATCTTCTTTTTCcaaaaaagtttaattattgATTAACAAAATATTTGGTACTGAATAATTCTCATATGCACAAGTACTATAaacatgaaaatatatttttgaagaATATTTTCCCAAATTACGTTTTCTACAAAACACATTTCAAATTCTTTTTTCCTGAAAGGAACagatttttcaaagaaaaactcatctagAATGTCAAGAATAGTCAATAGGAGGCAGAACTGCTTGCCACTTTTGACACCATAATGGCAAGGTTGGTTTATtcttgtaaattttataaaaatactttttaattcacaaataataattattacttttcTTTTTACCAGATAATTACTACATCAACTTTAAAGTTTAACGAAAATTAGCGCTGTAATTATAGACTTTCtctaaaagggaaaaaaaaatagagaaattaatGTAAAACTTTGTTCACTTGAATTAAACGGGAATATAAAAGAATGaaggaaaaataattatattttcataagttgaaaatgaaaaaaaattaaaattactaaaaaaagcAATACAATCGAAAATAAcacaaaatatcaaatttatataattttgtattgattaaaaattataaaacaaattATAACATAATATGTATCACATAATTAATGATTTttgttatataattattattcttttaaaaaataaactagcCAATATCAAATTATTACATTAGGTTATTGCAATAgcttcataaaattaaaaagaaaaaaataatacaaatcctaaacatatataataataaaataagagaaattTTGAAGATAAGATATACTTATACATTGAATttcatgaaaaatttattaaattattgatacggaatgattaattttaaattttacgataaatttgaatcgaatttaatttttattgtttatatttGATAGAGATTTATGATAACTTTTGTAAAGTAAATTttgagacgcacgactttcaaaagtgtaacAATGAGTTGTCATAAAATTCGAAACAAAAATTTTATCGTTTAggagttaattttatattttaattattttttagatatttttataattttacgtactaaaattttttttttctattataaacaatcttttttttattcacttttcaatttttaaaaaatttcaataaaattttttaacttttattctattattttttttatatctttcttatattatctaaatgatattgattaaaatttataacCGAATCTAATCAATCCGTCATCAATTATGACTATTGACTATAAACAGTTATCTATTGAAAATTATTGATGAAATAAATAGACTTTTGATTTCGATTGCATCCAATAATATTAAAAGGTAGCTCTTTAACGTATGTACATAATGAGACGATAAGACTTTTAACAGAAATAAAggcaagttgagttggttttcATATTTAATAGTGTCAAACTCAAATTGGGTAAAGCTTACTAAATTCAACTGACCTAATTTTCAAAGAATTAATGCTTTGTTTTAAGGGTTGTTGGCCAAAAAATTTAATGctgttcatttttttttaatatttatagtcttactttctaattttatatcataaaatttgatatttttaattttttataattataatcaaaattgattttagtcaatttaatttgaatataattaacAATCTCACAATCACAATATGCAATAACTAGAAAGTTAAAAACATCAAATGTACTATACGTAGCAGAACCATCTGCATCTGCACTGTGAACTACATTATTTGCAATAATATCATTTATAGCAGCTCATTTAAATGTATTATTTGTTAgattattataaaatgattttagattttaaaaaattttgtagtcgttaaaaattttatttatgagatttttcTACTCTTGCaagtttgatatttaaatttaatattaaatctggtcattataattttattattttatctcaaaatttttataactgCTTATTATGGCTATTTTTTTCACTGTAAATAGCCTGTATCTTTATACAAAAAAGACACTcccattttttactttatttcttctctttttaatACTTTCTGCTGGAttacaaattaaaaactaaaatttattgtCCTAatcctaaaaattaaattacagaaGGATATGTTGAATCTTGAGAATTGCAAAATAAATTGTTAAGAATATTATCTAACACGActcatattttttcaaaaattttaaggaTTTATTCTCTTTTAATGGTATGAGAAAATCTTATCCTTCAAATGgtgaaagaaaatcttatttttCAATGATGGGAAAGAATCttattgaaagaaaaataattaaagaattctACTCTAAAATCTGGATTATTGAAAATTGTTGCTGACAATGAAatcatgttattattatttatttattttttgtcttCCTTCATCTACTCTAGAGAATAGATatagattaaatattaaatttgtgaactcaatttaaaaatgaattaaataaatgtGTTAAATCAATCTTTTCTCATTTTGATCTTAGAGCAACGAGCTATAATTGACAGTATTCTTGTATTGTACATTTTTCAACCAATTGAGTATAAATGAAAATGACTATTTCTTGTTTttgatttacttttttttttttttgttatttgttaTATATGCTGGATTACGTTTCCATGAACCGAAAGAgtaaattttgtaatttaattttttttttcaatttactaGGCTATATAGTTACTTTTACGGATGATATTTATTTTGACTATagacttaaatttatttatttatttattatttttattaatagtaagagtattaataaaaaaatggaagtaatttatatatatataaaatgcaAAGTCCCTTGAATTAtgaaaaagataataaatttgtataaattatttaaaagtgtggggcatctttttaaaaatatgcttcctgaccaaaataataaaaaaggagagaatttttttttaatactgaatatttgaataaggGCATATGAGTTTCTTagtatcaatatttttttttcattttttcttttttaatcttATGGTTATTCCTATTAGTCGTAAAATACCAAACTATTTTCTTAGTTAATTGATATACCTACTTAGCTAGAAATCTATGAATCGAAAAAATAGATTTTGCGGTCTTATCTTTGTATGACTTGTCAAGCCCAATGACTACTTTTTATATACTATTATTTTGAAAGATAGACttgcatttatttatttttatttttattcataataatattaagagtactttaatagaagaaaataaaatatattttttaattcataagactcctataaattatgaaaaaattataagtttgagctaaaatatttaaaagtgcgAGGTGTTTTTGCTAAAACTATGTCTATTTACCCTTATAAAAAAAAGgttcaaattttaattgttttagtttcattgtataaaattttatttactaattggatttttattttttggagatttgaaagaaaaagtttatgtGGTACAACTTGaggaaagaataaaataaattttacaaaattcttGAATCTTTATATGCTTTGAAACAAGTAGAGTAGCGTGAGAAATTTGATCAAATTTTGATTAGggttattattttttctattgaaGTTGATAAGTACATATTTACaaagtttataaattataaatgggTGGTTACTTGTTATATGTGGTCATATGcttatatttaattcaaattataatatatcatatataaagggAGCAAATGTGATTTGAagtattaaaattgaaatgatAGTATAATTATATCGCAAAAGTATTAATattgagtttttttaaaaaaagtttagaCATCTCAATGTTTTGACCAAATTTTGATTAGggttattattttttctattgaaGTTGATGAGTATATATTTACAAAACCTTCTTGCTTTTTGGCCAAATTTTCCTCTGTGGTTCCTTTGTGACTCGATACTCTCGCATTTTCCTCTTCTTAAACCTAACATCTTTTTTCCCTTCCACATGGAAAACGATTTgcatcaattgactatcgaaaCGGCTCATCCCGTCAAAGGTCAAGATAGCCGAAAGCAATGATCATCCTGTGTTGGAACTGCCGAGAACTCGGCAATTCtcggacagttaatgcattgaaggatttggttactagttacaagccggacattttatttttgatggaaacaaaaactcttagttctcgtatgaaattttttcatagttttttatattttgatggttgcttctcaattaatagacaaggattgggaggaggcctttcattaatgtggaagagtcatgtgtctgtttctgtaattggcttttcttcaaattttattgatttggttGTGTCGCAAGGTAATGTCcaatggaggtttactggtTATTATGAGTTTTCAAAATCGCAACACGATGACGTCAGTCTTGGAACCCTATTCGagctttatctcgtagaagctcTCTTTTGTGGctttgttcgggagactttaatgatttatgctcgagagatgagaaagaaggaggaacaactttgccaaattatcttatgcaggggtttagaCAGGCACTTGAGGACAATAATCTTGTTAAAATACCCACTGTTGGCTCTTTCTTCACATGGAAGAAGGGCAGGGAGTCGAATAATCTGGTTAGAGAGAAGCTTGATAGAGCCCTTGCTACTGAGGACTGGGCTCATAAATTTACTAATGTTGTCTACTCGATTGTTTATGTTCCTAGATCGGATCACAAACCGTTGGTGATTAATTCAGCTCCTAAGGATAATAGGGGAGATAGAAGGAGATTTCGATTTGATAATGCATGGTTAGGTGATGAGGTTCTGGCTGAGGTTGTTAAAGGAGCTTGGGTTAATTCTATACCACGCAACCTTTTGATGAAACGTGATGATTTAGTTTCTGCTCTTTCGTTGTGGGGTAGGATTAGAAATAGAGAGTTTTGGCAAAAGAAGAAGACTATACAGAGATCATTGGATAATGGGTCAAGTACTGTTTCTCACGCCTTTTTAAAGGAAGATTGGAATCGTCTCCTTGAGCAGGAAGAAGCTAGACTTAAACAGCAGGCGAAGTGCTTTTGGCTTAAAAATGGGGACCGAAATACAAAAATTTTTCATGCACAAATTAATGGTAGACGAAGAATGAACCGTATTACTAAATTAAAGGAGTCGTCGGGTACCTGGATTGAGGATGAGcaggaaattaaaaatcatgttctacattattttcagtttattttttatggcaGTTCTGTGGATTGTGAATGGGTTTTTGAGTTGGTGCCGCCCTTGATTAGTGATGCAGATAATGCTAATCTTTGTGCTCCCTTTTCAAATGAGGAATTTAGAGCTGCTCTTTTTCAGATGCATCCAAATAAGGCACCTGCATTTTACCAGAGATTTTGGCACTTGATTGGCAATGATGTTTTCGATGGTTGTCGCCTATGGCTTCAACAAGGTACTTTTCCTTGTTCTCTTACTGAAACATTGATTGTTTTGATCCCTAAAGTGGATAGCCCTGAAACTGTTAAAGACTTTCCTCCAATTGCGTTATGTAATGTGTTATATAAGATTGTGGCTAAAGTTTTGGCAAACAGATTTAAAAGGGTCCTTCCTATGATTATCTCTGAGAATCAGTCTGCCTTTATTCCTCATCGGCTGATTACCGATAATGTTATGGTTGCGTTTGAAATGATAcacaatatgaaaattaataaggGCATAAATAATGGTAACTGTGcacttaaaattgatatttctaaGGCTTATGATATGGTAGAGTGGGAGTTTCTAAAAGGCATGCTGAAACGATTTGGTTTTTCTACTCAATGGATTAGGTGGTTGACTATGTGCTTTTCGGAAGTCCCTtacaatatcaattttaatggTGATTGGATTGGTCCTATTGTGCCTGGTAGAGGTCTTCGACAGGGGGATTctatttctccatatctctatCTGGTGTTTGCGGAAGGTTTATCGTTACTACTTAAAGATGCTAAATCTAGGGGCTAGCTGCAGGGCTGTAGGGCAGGTGCTAGATGCCCAAAgatctcatatttattttttgcagaTGATTTTCTGCTATTTTTTAATGCTAGACTGGATGAAGCAGATAATATTAAATCTATTCTCAATACCTATGCGGCTGCTTCTGGACAAGTAGTGAACTTCAACAAATCTTGCATTTTCTTCAGTCCCAATGTGGTCTCCTCTGTAAGGTCTAATATCAGTAATATCCTGGATGTTCATTCACCATTGAGTCATAATGCCTATCTGGGGTTACCTTCTCTTATTGGGAGGAACAAAAAAGCAATTTTTGATTTTCTGAAAGAAAGAATGTGGAAGAGGATTAATTCATGGAGTAGCAGATTCCTATCTCTAAAGCAGACAGGGAGGTTCTCATAAAATCTGTGTTGCAGGCTATTCTTGCATATTACATGAATATCTTTTTGATTCCTATTACTATTTTGAATGAATTGTATAGAATGGTCAATGACTTTTGGTGGGGGGTAAAAGAGAAGGGCAGAGGGGTATTAATTGGCTAGCATGGGAGACGATGTGTAGTAGAAAGAAGGAGGGGGGTATGGGGTTTTGGGACTTTAGGAGTTTTAATTTGTCTTTACTTGGCAAATAACTATGGAGGTTCTTAACAAATCCTAATACTCTTTTGTATAGAGTGTTTAAAGCAAAGTACTTCCCAATAGTGATTTATTTTCCGCCAATGTAAGTAATGGTGCTAGCTTTGTTTGAAAAAGTGTGATGGCATCAAGGGAGTTGATTCGAAGGGGTAAAAGGTGGAGGGTGGGTAATGGAGAGAAGATTTTAGTGGCTTCAACTCCCTGGATTCCTAAGGAGGATATTTTTTTTGGGGATGATGGCCCCAATTTTATTGAACCACATTTGCGTGTTTGTAATCTTTTTTAAGGCAATGGGAGGGTTTGGAACATTACTCTTTTAATGGAACTTTTTTCTTCAAGAGATATCAGGGCTATTATTAGTATTCCTATTAGTATTACCAATAAGGAAGATTCCTTCTTGTGGCACTTTGATAAAAGAGGTGTGTATACGGAGAAGTCCGCATACTTTGTGTGTATGGACTTGCTAGGAAGATTATCTTTTAATGTGGGGGTGAGTTATGGACTAGTCTGTGGAATGTTTCGATCCCTCCAAAAGTGAAGGATTTCTGTTGGAGAGCTTGTAAAAATATATTGCATTAGGGGGAGTGAGAGTTTGGAGTGAGTTTGTTGTCAATTTATTAGGCATAATCGTCTTtctgtttgggatgatatccttttttgttttatgaaattttattaatgggGGATTGGGGATTGGGGGGAGTagaatctgaaacctctcagatttactcaatgcacttatcaccagactaaGCCTGTGAGTACCAAAGAATAAAactttaaatagtaaaaatagacATATTTGTCTAAGACATGATATGGTTGAGCAActactgaaaaattaaattatatccaTTAATCATGTATAGTGGATTTGGCTAATCCTCTAACTAAATCTTTTTAAAAAGAAGTTAATAAATGAAACATCGAGGGGAATGAGACTTAGCCAATCTAAAATTAATAGTGATAGAAACCTAACTTTTGTAATTGGAGATCCcatgaaaaatattcatatGGATAATAACAAATCATTTGTTAGTTCTGTTAGCACTATTTAACATTATTCCTTTATATATTGAGAAAAGTGCTAAAAGTGCTAGACTGCATAAATGAGATGATGAGTTGAGAGTTCTTAATGATATTTATATCCCTTATGGGTATTGTATAAATTGAAGTATACACTTGATGATATCACCTATATAAGTGTAGAATGAGGCCGCTTCTATGGGATTGTAGCATAATCTCTAGAGCACTTATAAATTAACATGCGTGCGCATAATCTCTAGAGTACTTATAAATTACCATGCGTGCGCATAACCTATTAGCGCAAAACAGCATTAACAATATTAAATCTGTGAAGTGTTATGAGACTGATGGGATATTAACATAAAAAAAGAGTTATTGGGACATAGAAATAAAAGTTTCACTAATTACAAATTTTATTAGTATAGGTCTGGTTCATAGTTCAAAATATACTAGATTCGAAatatatacattaaatttttaaacctaaccatgaaaaatcttttgaaatatgCAGAAATTATTGTACAATgaatttagatttcaaaagattttgtgGTCGTTcaagattttatttatgagatttttcCATTGTCGtaagtttaatatttaaatctaatattaaatctaatcgttataattttattatattatttcaagttttttatgaccatttataataactattttttcatttaaatagtCTGTATCTTTATAAAAAAAGACACTTTCGGTTTctactttatttcttttttttttatatatactttCTGCttagattacaaaataaattttggaattgcaaaataaatttttaaggaCAATCCAAcacgatttaaattttattattctattctATTTTTTTCAACAAGATAAATGTATAAAAGTCAAATCAATTAGACAATTTTATGGTTCGTCTATGAGTGAAAAAATTAGAAAGTCAGGTTTATGAGTGTGAAAAAACCTAAAGTATTGGACTTTTTtatctaatatatttttatatttattggagAAATTTAAtgtagtttttttaaaaattttatttttatattaatttaaaatttcaatttaaactcaattattccaaaaattaaaaatataaaaaattgatttttttttattttctgactaaataattttataaaatctttataaatttcagctttttaattttttttactaaattaattgAGCTTGTATGAAATTCTTAGgctaaattaaaaaagtaaaataaactaaactaaacattgttaattaataaatacaaaaattaaaataaatatttactcatttttttaatgtaatattaataaacattgttaattaattaaataaacattgttaattaataaatacaaaattaaaataaatatttactcatttttttaatgtattaatCAATATTAATAGAGTAGAAATTACTTATACTTAGGTTCAAAAGGCCTATGCTAGGGCAATAATTAAAGCATTACAGACTTGACTTaatgatttctttttttaaatccaAAAATTTCAAATGTCAACAGATAAATTAATTTGCTTGGCTTTATTATTTGCATGAGAGAGAAATTGTTTGACTTTTATAATTACCtaatagcttttttttttttttttcataattggAATGATCATGATCAACTCTTGATGTTAAAGAGTGTGATGTAGtttaatcttaattttttttcaaatggctATTAAAGGTTTGTAATGATTAAAATCATCATTATCTATGGATGTCAActactttttttataaatattacgtAATAATACAATGTAATTTAGTGataatttcttattattgagttaatttcattttcaataaaaaattgattaaattcgttacgaattttgattaattttgtggcgagttttaataattattatttaattaaaatgatataaaaaaataaaagattaaaattttttattaaaattattgtagattaaaaaaaagtaaatttttgattaataaatattatttatactaaaaaaaattgtaatatataaaattataaaagtatttaaaaaataattaaaatagttCGTCTCGaactttataataaatttattggactttgtcacacttttaaaaatcgtacatttcaaaattttcttttttataaaattattgtcaaTATCTATCGGACGTcgacaataaaaattaagtccgatttaaatttattgtaaaacCTAAAACTAGTTATTCTATATCAGCGACCTTTTAGACGGTCGTAatctgataaaaataaaaaaataacggtcgtaatatgataaaaataaaaaaatacactaTAAATcagtattaattttataataattttaggtgaatttaaaaattatctcaAACTATTAAGGATTCACGTTACAATTAAATTAGCTCATCCATTCACAACATGGTTGAGTTGATACTAAAAATAgtctaaattttatataatcggACTTTTTTAATAACTTTGTTTAATGCttcaaattataaaagaattttattcaataaaaatcattgcaatactaattattttcattaagacaacaaatgcaaattgatattatatatatttaaattataaatataaattacagaaaataatttaaaaat encodes:
- the LOC110600538 gene encoding uncharacterized protein LOC110600538 — encoded protein: MQNKIDRLETENGGLNTVVEELQAFMHRMMAQQGVGTSTQTSAPPAPPAPSPQQQHDDAPIIGNHHTDSDDDTDDELTSLGFRQALEDNNLVKIPTVGSFFTWKKGRESNNLVREKLDRALATEDWAHKFTNVVYSIVYVPRSDHKPLVINSAPKDNRGDRRRFRFDNAWLGDEVLAEVVKGAWVNSIPRNLLMKRDDLVSALSLWGRIRNREFWQKKKTIQRSLDNGSSTVSHAFLKEDWNRLLEQEEARLKQQANSVDCEWVFELVPPLISDADNANLCAPFSNEEFRAALFQMHPNKAPAFYQRFWHLIGNDVFDGCRLWLQQGTFPCSLTETLIVLIPKVDSPETVKDFPPIALCNVLYKIVAKVLANRFKRVLPMIISENQSAFIPHRLITDNVMVAFEMIHNMKINKGINNGNCALKIDISKAYDMVEWEFLKGMLKRFGFSTQWIRWLTMCFSEVPYNINFNGDWIGPIVPGRGLRQGDSISPYLYLVFAEDDFLLFFNARLDEADNIKSILNTYAAASGQVVNFNKSCIFFSPNVVSSVRSNISNILDVHSPLSHNAYLGLPSLIGRNKKAIFDFLKERMWKRINSWSSRFLSLKQTGSETEEGVESKEEEEEEDGDGDDDGDEDDDGEDDEDDDEGGEDDKDDEVQVLQSSRGPPVQSADDDENDDNEDDDEDDDGEGGDDDDDDDDDDDDDEEENDDEDEDGEEELKK